The DNA segment tttgattttaaaaatggtttgacagcatatgctgtcagatatattctactgcccatatttgcttttggttaataaaatgggaaagtttaaAGCTGCCAGGAGAATGATGGGGTTTTatatttaattagctaaagtggaactgaaaagaaaagggcacatgggagggttGTTTGATAtactctaaacaggctgttaaaaggggaagGTGAAGGCTTATAAGAGGACCTGGGGACACAGGGAGAGGGACAGAGATATACAGAGGGATTAGAGATAGTCATATACAGAATTAGACGGAGACAGACAGACAAAAAAGGGAGGagaggaaaaggataccatctgataatagaggtcagagagagcatagatagaggagagttgaagttctggagatacagacagaattagagacatgattgAGAGATAGATagaaatacatacacacacacacaaaaggatagacattgaaccttaagagctgaataggaaaaacacaaacagagatagagagaggttaagggatagaagctatacaaccaacaatcagaaaccttcttcctcctattgttattgggttttcagttgtttcaatttgttcaagccaattctgatcctttgaaatctcagttgtgtctattagttgagtgctttcattggtttactactatctggagttctgattctactccactgggtgttgctgttatttggctattgctttctattggctatagttgcatctctgcactcgagctgggttcttgctgtattgctttgtctgctgctatttCTACCCTGCTGTTGCTGttggtgctgttactgctgctgcatttgttcattgttactctactgattgccctttttcttcaattgcaaatattcccaggtacacaacctttgaaccttgtattgttgaaagtttgaagttgaagcagaaataaaggaaTGAAcgccagtttatgttatagcattggtgtaaaaagatagttcgaatgttgtttgggcctgtattcttactgtgaactgcaaatattctgtaggaACTAGCATacattttgtttaagatgaactgttagatagcatggctcaatagtaatgacagtatgacatggacaacatgttttgatttagtatacatttcAGTtcaagtataacacttgtttgatttagtatgactgtataacatagagtcatggtaagcattgtatgtattttgcctagaccactgaattgacaaaactgcGATACtggggtccgggataaatgtatccccaaacaaactcccatacagtcacactaagagtatggctatgaatgccagttctcttgtcagtttattcgttccaatacaggttcgatactgggtttcgttacagatttttatttcgaaatgatgtaatgattgttgagaaaaactgataatcatttttgagttcaattagtagtaatttttcctaataaaacagccgatttctttatcaatttcgaataggttagagtgttaagaatagaacttggaggtcgttaaaacataactcaatatatgttgttagtttgtttgcaatctcacttagcgaattaataagcatattcacttgttgaagacaaagcatgccgtagctctcacctcatgaacaatcaatcaggtaatcaaacaagtttaggttcggcaaacataataaggattcagtccgtatttgtctaaaccagcaaaattcggcatcatccttccctttaaagataaatgtagtaaaaatgtagtccttgtagggtacccttctaaaataatgagacgagcctcgccgaatcaaaaggcaaattgcggggccctcaataattggtcataataaatacttagaatttgggacgggctgtttagtgaattccactgccctccccgaagacaataacgcgttagattctttaggcgcgacttaatcaaattacattcttaaattcgggtgcgcatttatgtgacccaatttcaaatctcaacggagtcgaaatgtgttaacaactacgggtgcattgattgtgacgtggttcgagatacattttcacgacgttgcaattctataaaaataaatgataataataaaagcggttaaaacttaataaaagcacataagtcacaacatgtatttaaatcagatatttagccattataacaatttaagcgaccgtgctagaaccacgggattcgagggtgcctaacaccttccctcgggtcaacagaattccttacttagaatttctggttcgcagacttcatttggaaaagtcgaaaatttcctcgatttgggattcaagataaaccggtgacttgggacaccaaaagccaaacctttcccaagtggcgactctgaattaaataaataatctcatttcgaatattgtcacttaaattggaaaaactccacccgcgcattttaacccttcggggcgggcgcgcaaaaaggaggtgtgacattaggttgtttaccttttagttttgcttcttctccgtatcttgttacttatattcaaagaatttataactCTATATTTAAAGGTATTCCTAaaagtacttgtagagctgatatctttaggctttttggacaatatcagacatatatacgttatttgttcgcaagtcttccttgtaaagtttcttttacttctgatattggtcgtgctgtgaatggaaatgattatttgactgttACATGCCATTGACTGTTACACTAGGAGAGCATcaacaaaccagtagcaggaatattgatgaactacaattctacttgcaaaagtcaccaaagcccctcacaaaggattttctaccgctgggttggtggaggagcaactcaaatcaatttcctgttctttcggccatggctcgagacgtgctaaatgtgtcaatttcaacagtcgcatcagagagcgcatttagccaagcaaggcaGCAGTTAGGAGATACCCGTCATTCATTGGGCAACAACACTTTGGAAATTCTAGCgtgcttcagagattggataagatcagaacggcgaaatcaagggcgtgacgaggtagacgaagaggaggaccaagaaattggagatataatggtttatggttCCGATTCAACCGATGCCGGAAACCAAGAACCTCATGTTGACATGgaagaacttacaaaaatgatgcaaagcatatgatgtactatttcttattttttataattattgtaaacttttaagttttaatttacaagttcaaaaataaaaaaataaaaaaaagaacttgcaaattaatttgaagtattaaaaatataaataaaagcctTCGGAGTTTGTTACTTACATTGCCTATTGGTTTTATactcttattaaataattttttgtagccacttactttctaatttcaattttataattttaaaatacaaaattcaaatttaaaactttaaactttaaaagtttaattctaacccttaaaagtttgcaaatacttaactatcaataacattgaataagaaacataaaatctaaattaaaaaaaaaagaagaaaaaaaatggagCCCGGCCCGCCCGAGCCCGTTTGAGCCCTAACCGTACGGGCCCACAAAAACCCGAAAAAACACAGCCTACTAAGAGCCCTCTATCCCCAGCCCGCTAACAGTACACCCGCTAATCGAACAGACTGAATTTTTCCCGTCCAGTCCGTCTCAGCCCGCCCGATAAACACCCCTAGGTAAAATGCTTCCCTCGCGTCTAAAATAATGGTCTTCATATGctttttattttgaaataaaagTATTTAGTAACCGAACTAAACTTCTAAAGACAAATACGGTAACATCTTCTAGAAAACTGTTCAAATGCCATTAAACTTAAAATATTTAGTTGTCGAATTTCATTGTCCATGACGACTTTATTCTTTTCAAAAATTAGAATAACTGTATGACCTCAAATGCTATTTCCACTTCAATAAATTTTAAAACAGCGTAACACTTAAGTAAATGGTTAGCAACGAAAGCCATCAACCAATGAAACAAAGTCGCCAGAGAACGGAAGCAGTTGAACCACCGTATTTGACCATCCTCAATTTGTCAAATCTTCGTGAAAGGTATAGGGTTTTATTCTTCTTTTATATAAATAATTTGAGGTTCCTTTAGGTAAAGGAAGGAATCGACCACGATCCTTCCTGGTTCGTAGAAACTATTATTCAGCATGTGTtgtcctcttcttttttttttttttttcttctcatttttctCTATTTATATTCTAATAGCCAATTGTCCTTTTCTTTTCGGACAATAGCCAACTATCCAATCGCCCTTTAAAGTCCACTTGCGCCAAAAAAAACCGAAAAACCTACTATTCAACACGTTATTCGGCATTTTTGTCAACTGAAAATGAAGTATTTTATTTAGGttatgatttgttgatttagaaATTTACCACAAACTTTAAACCCACAATATCATTGTCATTCTATAGCAGCCAAAAACCGATTTAAGATTTAAATTTTATagattttttatttcaatttaaaTGATATACCTTTCTAAttaatttgtttaaaaaaaatgacacatttttatatttagaaatattttaactttaaattttttattttacctattttacccttaataagaagcttttatagccacacaaatatgaAGGCTTCGCATAGCTTTTCTCCCGTAAGCTTTTAGGACTACATGATTCCAATTTTGTTTTCCCCTTAAACTCTGTGTCAAGTCAAACTgaatcatctaaattgaaacggaggaaaTAATATTTTTAGCATTAAacacattatatttttaaaattacgaGTTCATAATTATTATGTCTAactattttaataaatttttgttGTATCTCAAAAGCAATAAGTTTAATTAAACTCACATCTATATTAGTACATCCAATCACTGGTAGCAGCAGCCCTAAAGGAACTATTCCAACTGGTTTTACAAAACTTCCAAGAAACACGACTATTTGACGAAGATTTTGTAGTCAAATGTACCACGCAGACCTTTTCTCCTTCTTACAGTAAAATCCATAAATCCAATCACAAAAAACATAGCCTATAAAGCTCAAATACCAGAACATTTCTTTCCAATTCATCATCAAAAACTTGAGATCCACAGCCTTTAAAGCTCCAATACTATTACAAATTTTTCAACAGAATAAAGTACCCAAAAAGAAAACTCGAAATGAGGATTCCTTTATTTATCGCCATTGTTTTAGTTCTAAGCTTATCTCCAGCTTCAGCTCATTTCTTTCCAAATATCTCTTCAATCCCTCCTTCTTTATTGAAGCCTAATAATACTGCTTGGGATGCTTTCCACAAGTTATTGGGTTGCCACGCCGGTCAGAAAGTCGATGGCTTagctaaaattaaaaaatatttctataaTTTTGGGTACATTCCTTCTTTGAGTAATTTTACTGATGACTTTGATGATGCTCTTGAATCTGCTCTCAAGACTTACCAGCAAAACTTCAACCTCAACACCACCGGTGTACTCGACGCGCCGACGATTCAGCATCTCATAAGACCCAGATGTGGAAACGCCGATGTAGTTAACGGCACCAGTACCATGAACTCCGGCAAGCCGCCGGCAGGTTCTCAGAATATGCACACGGTGGCCCACTTCTCGTTTTTTCCGGGAAGACCACGGTGGCCGGATAGTAAGACAGATTTGACATACGCGTTTCTACCGCAGAACGGTCTGACGGATAACATTAAGAGCGTGTTCTCACGCGCGTTTGACCGGTGGTCGGAGGTAACCCCGTTGAGCTTCACCGAAACAGCTTCGTTTCAATCGGCGGATATTAAGATCGGGTTTTTCGCCGGAGATCACAACGACGGCGAGCCGTTTGATGGTCCGATGGGGACATTAGCACACGCGTTTTCGCCGCCGGGGGGGCATTTTCACTTGGACGGCGACGAGAATTGGGTCATCGACGGCGTGCCGATTGTTGAAGGAAATTTCTTTTCAATATTATCGGCGGTAGATCTTGAATCGGTTGCGGTTCATGAAATCGGGCATTTATTGGGTTTGGGCCATTCATCCGTAGAAGATTCGATTATGTTCCCGAGTTTAGCAGCGGGTACCCGAAGAGTGGAGCTTGCAAATGATGATATTCAGGGAGTCCAGGTGTTATACGGGTCTAACCCAAATTTTACTGGGCCGAACACAGTTTTAACTCCGACGCAAGAAAATGACACAAATGGAGCCCCGAAATTTGGTTCATTATGGGTTCACGTGGTCTTTGCATTCTTCTTATCATTTCTCCATTTAATTTAAAAAAGCTATatttctgtattatttgattcattttaaaaaatttagAATATCATACGTCATTACGTTGTCTTTTAATTAAGATTGTTTCCTAGATATTAATTCCATTATGCTTGTAAATGGTTATTTTATGTATAGTTTTAACTATTCTCTTTTTCTTGAATAAAATAATTGACTCTATTTTGAGACAGATAAATCCACTTCTGTTTGCTATCTTATTGCTGAAACTCCCTtttaattagaaaattgtatTAAAGGTCAACTTTTCGTTTGTGGGAATCACATTTGGACGACGAATGTTTACATTCTCTTCTAATTTCCACATATTTGCTACTTTTGTGGACTTCACCCATAGGAAATATTTTTTTGGCAATCAAAGAAATTTTATTAATTACCAAGTATATATATTCCCAAATCAAGCTCATCTTGAACGAGAATAAAACCGACATTAATAGCTGCATAACAATTGTGTTGAGTCCGAAATAGAAATGATAGATTTTTGGACATAAAATACGATTATACAgttaaaaaaagttacatttctacATAAAACACAATATTACTTTAACGGAAAATTaaccgttaaagtaaaacgcagtattatactacgTTTTACTAAAAACACattataatactgcattttacttcAATTTGGGCCCACCAAATTAGTCTTTTGTAGGACTGACATAAATAATTTGTTTTTTAGTGTAAAACATattataatactacgttttactgAAAcatagtattatactgcgttttacgctaatttttgggcccaccaataagtgttctgtggataactgacataacaataattcaaatacataaaatgtggtattatactgcgttttgcATAAAAAATTTCTGCACCCCAAGctaggacttgccttatttaaaggcgttagaattttatgaaaatccactcaaaactttccttcaaacttccgttcatacttctcttcttcttatcaagcaTTTTTTTATAATGTTTGAAGTAGAggtgttcataaaaacccgaaaaaccgaaccaaaccgaccaaaaaaacagatactttttggtttggtttggttttggttttgaattttaaaaactgatcaaatttggtttgattttggttttaatcagaaaaaaccgaaaaaaccgaaccaaaccgactataagattaactatttcaaatttattattacacttacagcttgtttggatgctCGTTacctattgtatcgtatcgtattgttactttaaatacgatgtttgttttgattgttacttaaattttattgtatcgtatcgtatcgttaaatccgtcgttacgtaATGACGAAATGTGTcattttatgtaacgaccgatttggtgtggttgcATCGTtatcttgtctttttctctcatctcacccttaactattattaaattattttattttatcatttaccctacctttttatataataaatttaCCCCGTATCATAATTTATCTTTATAACATTACaaatttattcttcatattgctagtgcatgatatcatgaaacaacgacaaacgatacaatctatccaaacattgtattcatcaaacgatacagtacaatacaatacaatacgatacgatacattatgaaacgatgtgtaacaaccatccaaacaagctgttatatatatgtatatttttatacaaagtttcaaaaaatttatggtaaatgttaatagtttgcacttttagtatagttctttacctttacattctagtttgattggtagatttcttttgttaagtgtaagaatccatttcgtgttaaaaataatatatttttaattgagtccttaaattattcatcactatttgattaaattatcatcaatatatcttgttaaataatagatttctcaaaaggcaattgattttatagtgttacgttgaaaatgtggtcgccggaatatgtgtttggtagtgtatgtcttatatttaagaaaaaaccgataaataaccgaaaaaaccaaAAAACCGACAAAACCCGAAATaaaccgaatcgaggaaaaaccgacttaattggtttggtttagttctaatatttgaaaaaccgacttacttggtttgatttctttttagggaaaaaccgatccaaactgaaccatgaacacccctagtcTGAAGCAcaaaaaataagggtttcattatattgggggggtgggggtggggtggggtgaggttgtaatggagaataactctgtgaggtatagttcacctccacagtgtc comes from the Nicotiana sylvestris chromosome 4, ASM39365v2, whole genome shotgun sequence genome and includes:
- the LOC104211263 gene encoding metalloendoproteinase 2-MMP-like, whose translation is MRIPLFIAIVLVLSLSPASAHFFPNISSIPPSLLKPNNTAWDAFHKLLGCHAGQKVDGLAKIKKYFYNFGYIPSLSNFTDDFDDALESALKTYQQNFNLNTTGVLDAPTIQHLIRPRCGNADVVNGTSTMNSGKPPAGSQNMHTVAHFSFFPGRPRWPDSKTDLTYAFLPQNGLTDNIKSVFSRAFDRWSEVTPLSFTETASFQSADIKIGFFAGDHNDGEPFDGPMGTLAHAFSPPGGHFHLDGDENWVIDGVPIVEGNFFSILSAVDLESVAVHEIGHLLGLGHSSVEDSIMFPSLAAGTRRVELANDDIQGVQVLYGSNPNFTGPNTVLTPTQENDTNGAPKFGSLWVHVVFAFFLSFLHLI